A portion of the Bombus terrestris chromosome 3, iyBomTerr1.2, whole genome shotgun sequence genome contains these proteins:
- the LOC100648741 gene encoding protein PF3D7_1417600 isoform X2, whose product MMSENTQTGAMNYDNLALKCWLYCIGPVRRCEELKKLKADLQNLGLSRKQVHQGLIQIATKPHVVLTRQIPYRRYRFKNLSKDEREKNIIDNLRRNALNLCPQIEDIHKSNTTEIIIKEESKYIKKADGVTAHETALISSNRELFIPNICYKLKNPLATMHSFDETLKQLDESISSKMEVDEKSTNVKKLENDVVSSKKCDKDENHHCIREHKDTQKIQKIPNLISDKVGSNKILMFNKYRKKHVEPKLKLNSFFAKKASDSIKSDDYKKVDNIKSTKSDIGKKLHNGKKLIDMKVNSIPDKNTYSKHEDSTLNCSHNTEEVTKMRENTDKRKLHKLIVSDKHKEIIKKKRKIKDRFRTYFGDCISISEDEQEQNIIEERFRKTRKKDFVDSCKSEVHVAERNITMTAAHVDIIQKSNEDTSQGIIANVDISHKPNDDISQGTITNLDMIHKLNKNTSQETIVNVDTNYGLNEDTSQRIIVNVDVIHESSEDTFQGIIANVDTSHKSNEGTSQGTIGNIIQKSDEDTSQRIIVNVDVIHESNEDTSQGIIANVDTSHKSNEGTSQGTIDNIIQKSDEDRSQGTIVNVDTIHESNEVTSNANNKSTSQIESATNFVEIECNKLQNNTYENKTHDIEIEKKELSRNKKFTNFSEKNNIEKSKHASSVTDMFQITEQSKISVSTAKMKATSEINNILPSDIPEICIPSLDTVAISKNFSGSERSNLDTKDFNDLHMRFLKTCQIGSNGNILSIREIDMNGDVGESSNLKKLSEIQINCNQSITEEVLNYIEEDKKVQLSSNTNKTDNVISTNNISNVKNNENELAVENSGLSISEKKDIQSNKLPQAKLRVLTCAELGARWCPTPVNSVTPTVVQFSHNTETQTAPEIIVSTPAPVSETASRTNSVNMKNCHMDPTFSKSLYVIFKKIRSIIWKIRKSSITDVSYDKMLNNQFQNIRKILNTDDYIELIKRVIAILNKEMLIIPPLSLNELFCYAPSVKSYYFDILNNLNECRTVKSVGVPNQITLNQNRFCDAQVSQNIWASSVQSRLQYLLSISSEQGQTLRLNIVPNQPQQNFQEQIPLQNNVLQSNVLVNPITVNNNSHNNNMHQHTYRMQVHANFTQQNVSNVNFAKQNLVTNMHVRQSYPLQYSLFPPTGRNQLGGVHASVPSSISVPSSASSINQQYVSSIFIPQTNTYSNVNVPNYTIQQNMNLIHMSQGRTQLQDVSQSVSPNHNILQLVQQNMNSTYMSQGTQLQGVSRSVAPNRNIPQPVQQNMNSTHMSQGTQLQGVSRSVAPNRNIPQPVQTMVAANISRSVLKNSQYIEQKHQKVIPQKRIPMEVSQNRTSEQVAQSQQLKKSTLRRLKKKENLQVSLESTTNLFDILKYISDIQKLILLKQLDYYFGCTTWLQQQFTSEKWQEIHSERSLLLHFQTLLKHLVEKTIKNLLPDNYQTNILKNIEIDVPKVIQITVKGNNGICCQVEASKSNQEQYNAMNIKQNCTNYEENSNITITQNQCEKEHEATDNSQTNSSSIKKNLQSHQTSDVDVCQENKVERKPNSSRNIYNSKTKEQNLDESKKITENIPQVVTEKLSTLSNMKLLNKDTLQQLNSHLVTVEISSKNDQVTVVDTNANSENTSKSIEPEEYQEHQHLKGTITDDLTVSSFKSPNNIEYFNNKESHNISLERSPTTYIKDVRSISMEAYLRIGVTNNVPANTMEENIEEEEIKICLYCGKPSTVACIICLEAKYCSKECSQLHWGDHYKDCSPVERSISS is encoded by the exons ATGATGTCCGAAAACACACAAACGGGAGCCATGAACTATGACAACCTCGCGTTAAAATGCTGGCTTTACTGCATCGGACCAGTTCGCCGTTGCGAAGAGTTGAAAAAG TTGAAAGCGGACCTACAGAATCTTGGATTATCACGTAAACAGGTACATCAAGGCTTGATACAAATAGCGACGAAACCGCATGTAGTCCTTACGCGGCAGATACCATATAGAAGATATAG ATTTAAAAACTTGTCGAAagatgaaagagaaaagaatatcATTGATAATCTCAGAAGAAACGCTTTAAATTTGTGTCCGCAAATTGAAGATATACATAAATCAAACACGACGGAAATAATTATCAAAGAAGAgagcaaatatataaaaaaagcgGATGGTGTGACAGCACATGAAACTGCATTGATAAGCAGCAATCGAGAATTATTCATACCAAACATATGTTATAAGTTAAAAAATCCATTAGCAACAATGCATTCCTTTGATGAAACGCTAAAACAGTTGGATGAAAGTATTTCCTCAAAAATGGAAGTGGATGAAAAATCCACTAATGTAAAAAAACTGGAAAATGATGTAGTTTCAAGTAAAAAATGTGATAAAGATGAAAATCATCATTGTATTCGTGAACATAAAGATACTCAAAAAATCCAAAAAATTCCTAATTTAATATCGGACAAAGTAGgttcaaacaaaatattaatgtttaataaatatagaaaaaaacaCGTTGAACCTAAATTGAAACTAAATTCTTTTTTTGCCAAGAAGGCAAGTGATTCTATAAAATCAGACGATTATAAGAAAGTAGATAATATTAAAAGCACAAAATCGGATATCGGCAAAAAATTACATAATGGTAAGAAGCTTATAGATATGAAAGTGAATTCTATACCAGACAAAAATACATACTCTAAACATGAGGACAGTACATTAAATTGTAGCCATAACACTGAAGAAGTAACAAAGATGAGAGAAAATACAGATAAAAGAAAGCTGCATAAACTAATAGTTTCAGATAAGCATAAAgaaattatcaaaaaaaaaagaaaaataaaagatagatTTCGAACATATTTTGGGGACTGTATAAGTATTAGTGAAGATGAACAAGAGcaaaatattatagaagaaaGATTTAGAAAGACAAGGAAAAAGGATTTTGTTGATTCTTGTAAGTCTGAAGTGCATGTTGCTGAAAGAAATATAACTATGACTGCTGCCCATGTCGATATAATTCAGAAATCAAATGAAGATACATCTCAGGGGATCATTGCTAATGTTGATATAAGTCATAAACCAAATGATGATATATCTCAAGGGACCATTACTAATCTTGATATGATTCATAAATTGAATAAGAATACATCTCAGGAGACCATTGTCAATGTTGACACAAATTATGGATTAAATGAAGATACATCTCAAAGGATCATTGTCAATGTTGATGTAATTCATGAATCAAGTGAAGACACATTTCAGGGAATCATTGCCAATGTTGATACAAGTCACAAATCAAATGAAGGTACATCTCAGGGTACGATTGGCAATATAATTCAGAAATCTGATGAAGATacatctcagaggatcattgtCAATGTTGATGTAATTCATGAATCAAATGAAGATACATCTCAGGGAATCATTGCCAATGTTGATACAAGTCATAAATCAAATGAAGGTACATCTCAGGGTACGATTGATAATATAATTCAGAAATCAGATGAAGATAGATCTCAGGGGACTATTGTCAATGTCGATACAATACACGAATCAAATGAAGTTACAAGTAATGCAAATAATAAATCTACTAGTCAAATTGAAAGTGCAACAAATTTTGTGGAAATTGaatgtaataaattacaaaataatacatATGAAAACAAAACACATGATATtgaaatagagaaaaaagaattatCTCGAAATAAGAAGTTCACTAATTTTTCTGAGAAGAATAATATTGAGAAAAGTAAACATGCATCAAGTGTCACAGATATGTTCCAAATAACTGAGCAATCAAAAATTAGTGTTTCTACAGCAAAAATGAAAGCAACATCagagataaataatatattaccttCTGATATTCCGGAAATTTGTATCCCAAGTCTTGATACAGTAGCTATAAGTAAAAATTTTTCAGGATCTGAAAGAAGTAATTTAGATACAAAAGATTTTAATGATCTTCATATGAGATTTTTGAAAACTTGTCAGATTGGATCAAATGGAAATATTCTTAGTATTCGAGAAATTGACATGAATGGAGATGTTGgtgaaagttcaaatttaaaaaaattatcagaaatacaaattaattgtAATCAAAGTATTACAGAAgaagtattaaattatattgaagaagataaaaaagTACAATTATCTTCTAATACAAATAAAACTGATAATGTTATTTCTACAAATAATATATCTAATGTGAAAAATAATGAGAATGAATTAGCAGTGGAAAATTCTGGATTAAGTATCTCAGAAAAGAAAGACATTCAATCCAATAAGTTACCTCAAGCTAAATTAAGAGTTTTAACTTGTGCAGAACTAGGTGCCAGATGGTGCCCCACACCTGTAAACAGTGTTACTCCTACTGTTGTTCAATTTTCACATAATACAGAAACTCAAACAGCACCCGAAATAATAGTTTCAACTCCTGCACCTGTATCTGAAACTGCTAGTCGAACAAATTCTGTGAATATGAAGAATTGTCATATGGATCCAACATTTTCAAAATCTTtgtatgttatttttaaaaagatacGTAGTATAATTTGGAAGATACGGAAATCTTCAATTACTGATGTAAGTTatgataaaatgttaaataaccaaTTCCAAAAcataagaaaaatattgaatactGACGATTATATTGAACTAATAAAAAGAGTTATAGCTATACTTAACAAAGAAATGTTAATAATTCCACCACTATCATTAAACGAGTTGTTTTGTTATGCACCATCAGTCAAATCctattatttcgatattttaaataacctgAATGAATGTCGAACTGTAAAATCTGTAGGTGTTCCAAACCAAATAACATTGAATCAAAATAGATTTTGCGATGCACAAGTATCACAGAATATATGGGCTTCATCTGTACAATCCAGGTTACAATATTTACTTTCTATTTCTTCTGAGCAAGGTCAAACACTTCGCCTTAACATTGTTCCAAACCAACCTCAGCAGAATTTTCAAGAGCAAATACCTTTGCAAAATAATGTTCTTCAAAGCAATGTATTGGTAAATCCCATTACTGTGAATAATAACAgccataataataatatgcatcAACACACTTACAGAATGCAAGTGCATGCAAATTTTACTCaacaaaatgtttcaaatgttaATTTTGCTAAGCAGAATCTAGTAACAAATATGCATGTTAGGCAAAGCTATCCTTTGCAATATTCCTTATTTCCACCTACTGGAAGAAATCAATTAGGGGGAGTACATGCTTCTGTACCATCATCTATATCTGTACCATCATCTGCATCATCTATAAACCAACAATATGTTTCATCTATTTTTATACCACAAACAAATACATATTCTAATGTAAATGTACCAAATTATACCATACAGCAAAATATGAACTTAATACATATGTCGCAGGGGAGGACTCAGTTACAAGATGTCTCACAATCTGTATCACCAAATCATAACATACTACAACTTGTACAGCAAAATATGAACTCAACATATATGTCACAGGGGACTCAGTTACAAGGTGTCTCACGATCTGTAGCACCAAATCGTAACATACCACAACCTGTACAGCAAAATATGAACTCAACACACATGTCACAGGGGACTCAGTTACAAGGTGTCTCACGATCTGTAGCACCAAATCGTAACATACCACAACCTGTACAAACTATGGTTGCAGCGAATATATCACGTTCTGTACTAAAAAATTCACAATACATTGAACAGAAACATCAAAAAGTAATCCCTCAAAAAAGGATACCAATGGAAGTTTCACAAAATCGTACATCTGAACAAGTAGCACAGTCTCAACAATTAAAGAAAAGTACACTCAGACgattaaagaagaaagaaaatctgCAAGTTTCACTAGAATCAACAACAAATCTATtcgatatattgaaatatatctcTGATATTCAAAAACTTATATTACTGAAACAACTAGACTACTACTTTGGTTGTACCACTTGGTTACAACAACAGTTTACTTCAGAAAAATGGCAAGAAATTCATTCAGAGAGATCTCTATTACTTCATTTCCAAACACTCCTAAAACATCTAgtagaaaaaacaataaaaaacctTTTACCAGATAACTATCAAAcaaatatacttaaaaatattgaaattgatgTTCCAAAAGTGATACAAATTACAGTAAAAGGAAACAATGGAATATGCTGTCAAGTTGAAGCATCTAAAAGTAACCAAGAACAGTATAATGCAatgaatattaaacaaaattgcacaaattatgaagaaaattcaaatattacaataaCACAAAACCAATGTGAAAAAGAACATGAAGCAACTGATAATTCACAGACAAATAGTTCTTCAATTAAGAAGAATTTACAAAGTCATCAAACATCAGACGTTGATGTATGTCAAGAGAATAAAGTGGAAAGGAAACCAAACAGctctagaaatatatataattcaaaGACCAAAGAACAGAATTTAGATGAGTCAAAAAAGATAACTGAAAATATTCCTCAAGTAGTCACAGAAAAGTTATCAACACTATCAAATATGAAATTACTTAATAAAGATACCCTGCAGCAGTTAAATTCTCATCTAGTTACTGTAGAAATTTCTTCTAAGAATGATCAGGTAACTGTTGTTGATACTAATGCTAATAGTGAAAATACATCAAAATCTATAGAACCTGAAGAATATCAAGAACATCAACACTTAAAAGGTACCATTACTGATGACTTAACAGTATCTTCATTCAAATCTCCAAataacattgaatattttaataataaggAATCGCACAACATTTCATTAGAGAGATCTCCTACAACTTATATTAAGGATGTTAGAAGTATATCAATGGAAGCATATTTAAGAATTGGTGTAACTAATAATGTTCCTGCAAATACTATGGAAGAAAATATTGAAgaggaagaaattaaaatatgctTATATTGTGGCAAACCTAGTACTGTAGCATGTATAATTTGTTTAGAAGCTAAATATTGCTCTAAAGAATGTTCTCAATTGCATTGGGGAGATCATTATAAAGACTGCTCACCTGTAGAAAGAAGTATATCTTCATAA
- the LOC100648741 gene encoding protein PF3D7_1417600 isoform X3 — translation MLQKKTVQLDIPDTKYHNANIRIKQLCPCCNLNRLEERIIVCLKHSLPYIQRKAPLQALHICRKCRQTLYKLKADLQNLGLSRKQVHQGLIQIATKPHVVLTRQIPYRRYRFKNLSKDEREKNIIDNLRRNALNLCPQIEDIHKSNTTEIIIKEESKYIKKADGVTAHETALISSNRELFIPNICYKLKNPLATMHSFDETLKQLDESISSKMEVDEKSTNVKKLENDVVSSKKCDKDENHHCIREHKDTQKIQKIPNLISDKVGSNKILMFNKYRKKHVEPKLKLNSFFAKKASDSIKSDDYKKVDNIKSTKSDIGKKLHNGKKLIDMKVNSIPDKNTYSKHEDSTLNCSHNTEEVTKMRENTDKRKLHKLIVSDKHKEIIKKKRKIKDRFRTYFGDCISISEDEQEQNIIEERFRKTRKKDFVDSCKSEVHVAERNITMTAAHVDIIQKSNEDTSQGIIANVDISHKPNDDISQGTITNLDMIHKLNKNTSQETIVNVDTNYGLNEDTSQRIIVNVDVIHESSEDTFQGIIANVDTSHKSNEGTSQGTIGNIIQKSDEDTSQRIIVNVDVIHESNEDTSQGIIANVDTSHKSNEGTSQGTIDNIIQKSDEDRSQGTIVNVDTIHESNEVTSNANNKSTSQIESATNFVEIECNKLQNNTYENKTHDIEIEKKELSRNKKFTNFSEKNNIEKSKHASSVTDMFQITEQSKISVSTAKMKATSEINNILPSDIPEICIPSLDTVAISKNFSGSERSNLDTKDFNDLHMRFLKTCQIGSNGNILSIREIDMNGDVGESSNLKKLSEIQINCNQSITEEVLNYIEEDKKVQLSSNTNKTDNVISTNNISNVKNNENELAVENSGLSISEKKDIQSNKLPQAKLRVLTCAELGARWCPTPVNSVTPTVVQFSHNTETQTAPEIIVSTPAPVSETASRTNSVNMKNCHMDPTFSKSLYVIFKKIRSIIWKIRKSSITDVSYDKMLNNQFQNIRKILNTDDYIELIKRVIAILNKEMLIIPPLSLNELFCYAPSVKSYYFDILNNLNECRTVKSVGVPNQITLNQNRFCDAQVSQNIWASSVQSRLQYLLSISSEQGQTLRLNIVPNQPQQNFQEQIPLQNNVLQSNVLVNPITVNNNSHNNNMHQHTYRMQVHANFTQQNVSNVNFAKQNLVTNMHVRQSYPLQYSLFPPTGRNQLGGVHASVPSSISVPSSASSINQQYVSSIFIPQTNTYSNVNVPNYTIQQNMNLIHMSQGRTQLQDVSQSVSPNHNILQLVQQNMNSTYMSQGTQLQGVSRSVAPNRNIPQPVQQNMNSTHMSQGTQLQGVSRSVAPNRNIPQPVQTMVAANISRSVLKNSQYIEQKHQKVIPQKRIPMEVSQNRTSEQVAQSQQLKKSTLRRLKKKENLQVSLESTTNLFDILKYISDIQKLILLKQLDYYFGCTTWLQQQFTSEKWQEIHSERSLLLHFQTLLKHLVEKTIKNLLPDNYQTNILKNIEIDVPKVIQITVKGNNGICCQVEASKSNQEQYNAMNIKQNCTNYEENSNITITQNQCEKEHEATDNSQTNSSSIKKNLQSHQTSDVDVCQENKVERKPNSSRNIYNSKTKEQNLDESKKITENIPQVVTEKLSTLSNMKLLNKDTLQQLNSHLVTVEISSKNDQVTVVDTNANSENTSKSIEPEEYQEHQHLKGIAQHFIREISYNLY, via the exons ATGCTACAAAAGAAAACAGTTCAACTTGATATACCGGATACTAAATACCATAACGCAAATATCAGAATAAAACAATTGTGTCCCtgttgcaacttaaacagattGGAGGAAAGGATCATAGTGTGCTTGAAACATTCGTTGCCGTACATTCAAAGAAAAGCACCGCTGCAAGCATTACACATTTGTAGGAAGTGCAGGCAGACGTTGTACAAG TTGAAAGCGGACCTACAGAATCTTGGATTATCACGTAAACAGGTACATCAAGGCTTGATACAAATAGCGACGAAACCGCATGTAGTCCTTACGCGGCAGATACCATATAGAAGATATAG ATTTAAAAACTTGTCGAAagatgaaagagaaaagaatatcATTGATAATCTCAGAAGAAACGCTTTAAATTTGTGTCCGCAAATTGAAGATATACATAAATCAAACACGACGGAAATAATTATCAAAGAAGAgagcaaatatataaaaaaagcgGATGGTGTGACAGCACATGAAACTGCATTGATAAGCAGCAATCGAGAATTATTCATACCAAACATATGTTATAAGTTAAAAAATCCATTAGCAACAATGCATTCCTTTGATGAAACGCTAAAACAGTTGGATGAAAGTATTTCCTCAAAAATGGAAGTGGATGAAAAATCCACTAATGTAAAAAAACTGGAAAATGATGTAGTTTCAAGTAAAAAATGTGATAAAGATGAAAATCATCATTGTATTCGTGAACATAAAGATACTCAAAAAATCCAAAAAATTCCTAATTTAATATCGGACAAAGTAGgttcaaacaaaatattaatgtttaataaatatagaaaaaaacaCGTTGAACCTAAATTGAAACTAAATTCTTTTTTTGCCAAGAAGGCAAGTGATTCTATAAAATCAGACGATTATAAGAAAGTAGATAATATTAAAAGCACAAAATCGGATATCGGCAAAAAATTACATAATGGTAAGAAGCTTATAGATATGAAAGTGAATTCTATACCAGACAAAAATACATACTCTAAACATGAGGACAGTACATTAAATTGTAGCCATAACACTGAAGAAGTAACAAAGATGAGAGAAAATACAGATAAAAGAAAGCTGCATAAACTAATAGTTTCAGATAAGCATAAAgaaattatcaaaaaaaaaagaaaaataaaagatagatTTCGAACATATTTTGGGGACTGTATAAGTATTAGTGAAGATGAACAAGAGcaaaatattatagaagaaaGATTTAGAAAGACAAGGAAAAAGGATTTTGTTGATTCTTGTAAGTCTGAAGTGCATGTTGCTGAAAGAAATATAACTATGACTGCTGCCCATGTCGATATAATTCAGAAATCAAATGAAGATACATCTCAGGGGATCATTGCTAATGTTGATATAAGTCATAAACCAAATGATGATATATCTCAAGGGACCATTACTAATCTTGATATGATTCATAAATTGAATAAGAATACATCTCAGGAGACCATTGTCAATGTTGACACAAATTATGGATTAAATGAAGATACATCTCAAAGGATCATTGTCAATGTTGATGTAATTCATGAATCAAGTGAAGACACATTTCAGGGAATCATTGCCAATGTTGATACAAGTCACAAATCAAATGAAGGTACATCTCAGGGTACGATTGGCAATATAATTCAGAAATCTGATGAAGATacatctcagaggatcattgtCAATGTTGATGTAATTCATGAATCAAATGAAGATACATCTCAGGGAATCATTGCCAATGTTGATACAAGTCATAAATCAAATGAAGGTACATCTCAGGGTACGATTGATAATATAATTCAGAAATCAGATGAAGATAGATCTCAGGGGACTATTGTCAATGTCGATACAATACACGAATCAAATGAAGTTACAAGTAATGCAAATAATAAATCTACTAGTCAAATTGAAAGTGCAACAAATTTTGTGGAAATTGaatgtaataaattacaaaataatacatATGAAAACAAAACACATGATATtgaaatagagaaaaaagaattatCTCGAAATAAGAAGTTCACTAATTTTTCTGAGAAGAATAATATTGAGAAAAGTAAACATGCATCAAGTGTCACAGATATGTTCCAAATAACTGAGCAATCAAAAATTAGTGTTTCTACAGCAAAAATGAAAGCAACATCagagataaataatatattaccttCTGATATTCCGGAAATTTGTATCCCAAGTCTTGATACAGTAGCTATAAGTAAAAATTTTTCAGGATCTGAAAGAAGTAATTTAGATACAAAAGATTTTAATGATCTTCATATGAGATTTTTGAAAACTTGTCAGATTGGATCAAATGGAAATATTCTTAGTATTCGAGAAATTGACATGAATGGAGATGTTGgtgaaagttcaaatttaaaaaaattatcagaaatacaaattaattgtAATCAAAGTATTACAGAAgaagtattaaattatattgaagaagataaaaaagTACAATTATCTTCTAATACAAATAAAACTGATAATGTTATTTCTACAAATAATATATCTAATGTGAAAAATAATGAGAATGAATTAGCAGTGGAAAATTCTGGATTAAGTATCTCAGAAAAGAAAGACATTCAATCCAATAAGTTACCTCAAGCTAAATTAAGAGTTTTAACTTGTGCAGAACTAGGTGCCAGATGGTGCCCCACACCTGTAAACAGTGTTACTCCTACTGTTGTTCAATTTTCACATAATACAGAAACTCAAACAGCACCCGAAATAATAGTTTCAACTCCTGCACCTGTATCTGAAACTGCTAGTCGAACAAATTCTGTGAATATGAAGAATTGTCATATGGATCCAACATTTTCAAAATCTTtgtatgttatttttaaaaagatacGTAGTATAATTTGGAAGATACGGAAATCTTCAATTACTGATGTAAGTTatgataaaatgttaaataaccaaTTCCAAAAcataagaaaaatattgaatactGACGATTATATTGAACTAATAAAAAGAGTTATAGCTATACTTAACAAAGAAATGTTAATAATTCCACCACTATCATTAAACGAGTTGTTTTGTTATGCACCATCAGTCAAATCctattatttcgatattttaaataacctgAATGAATGTCGAACTGTAAAATCTGTAGGTGTTCCAAACCAAATAACATTGAATCAAAATAGATTTTGCGATGCACAAGTATCACAGAATATATGGGCTTCATCTGTACAATCCAGGTTACAATATTTACTTTCTATTTCTTCTGAGCAAGGTCAAACACTTCGCCTTAACATTGTTCCAAACCAACCTCAGCAGAATTTTCAAGAGCAAATACCTTTGCAAAATAATGTTCTTCAAAGCAATGTATTGGTAAATCCCATTACTGTGAATAATAACAgccataataataatatgcatcAACACACTTACAGAATGCAAGTGCATGCAAATTTTACTCaacaaaatgtttcaaatgttaATTTTGCTAAGCAGAATCTAGTAACAAATATGCATGTTAGGCAAAGCTATCCTTTGCAATATTCCTTATTTCCACCTACTGGAAGAAATCAATTAGGGGGAGTACATGCTTCTGTACCATCATCTATATCTGTACCATCATCTGCATCATCTATAAACCAACAATATGTTTCATCTATTTTTATACCACAAACAAATACATATTCTAATGTAAATGTACCAAATTATACCATACAGCAAAATATGAACTTAATACATATGTCGCAGGGGAGGACTCAGTTACAAGATGTCTCACAATCTGTATCACCAAATCATAACATACTACAACTTGTACAGCAAAATATGAACTCAACATATATGTCACAGGGGACTCAGTTACAAGGTGTCTCACGATCTGTAGCACCAAATCGTAACATACCACAACCTGTACAGCAAAATATGAACTCAACACACATGTCACAGGGGACTCAGTTACAAGGTGTCTCACGATCTGTAGCACCAAATCGTAACATACCACAACCTGTACAAACTATGGTTGCAGCGAATATATCACGTTCTGTACTAAAAAATTCACAATACATTGAACAGAAACATCAAAAAGTAATCCCTCAAAAAAGGATACCAATGGAAGTTTCACAAAATCGTACATCTGAACAAGTAGCACAGTCTCAACAATTAAAGAAAAGTACACTCAGACgattaaagaagaaagaaaatctgCAAGTTTCACTAGAATCAACAACAAATCTATtcgatatattgaaatatatctcTGATATTCAAAAACTTATATTACTGAAACAACTAGACTACTACTTTGGTTGTACCACTTGGTTACAACAACAGTTTACTTCAGAAAAATGGCAAGAAATTCATTCAGAGAGATCTCTATTACTTCATTTCCAAACACTCCTAAAACATCTAgtagaaaaaacaataaaaaacctTTTACCAGATAACTATCAAAcaaatatacttaaaaatattgaaattgatgTTCCAAAAGTGATACAAATTACAGTAAAAGGAAACAATGGAATATGCTGTCAAGTTGAAGCATCTAAAAGTAACCAAGAACAGTATAATGCAatgaatattaaacaaaattgcacaaattatgaagaaaattcaaatattacaataaCACAAAACCAATGTGAAAAAGAACATGAAGCAACTGATAATTCACAGACAAATAGTTCTTCAATTAAGAAGAATTTACAAAGTCATCAAACATCAGACGTTGATGTATGTCAAGAGAATAAAGTGGAAAGGAAACCAAACAGctctagaaatatatataattcaaaGACCAAAGAACAGAATTTAGATGAGTCAAAAAAGATAACTGAAAATATTCCTCAAGTAGTCACAGAAAAGTTATCAACACTATCAAATATGAAATTACTTAATAAAGATACCCTGCAGCAGTTAAATTCTCATCTAGTTACTGTAGAAATTTCTTCTAAGAATGATCAGGTAACTGTTGTTGATACTAATGCTAATAGTGAAAATACATCAAAATCTATAGAACCTGAAGAATATCAAGAACATCAACACTTAAAAG gAATCGCACAACATTTCATTAGAGAGATCTCCTACAACTTATATTAA